The following coding sequences lie in one Methanothermobacter sp. MT-2 genomic window:
- a CDS encoding ferritin Dps-like family protein — protein MAKVTREMVEKSGINVDELVELLVKNAAAELTTFYYYTILRANLIGLEGEGVKEIAEAARIEDRNHFEALVPRIYELGGELPQNMKDFHDISGCPPAYLPKKTNDTMEILKVLVEAERCAVRQYTHICNITAGKDHRTYDLALSILHEEIQHEAWFSEFLGEGPSGHFMRKGETSPFVRKFLE, from the coding sequence ATGGCTAAGGTAACCCGTGAAATGGTTGAGAAATCTGGGATAAATGTTGATGAACTCGTGGAACTTTTGGTTAAAAATGCTGCTGCGGAACTTACAACGTTTTATTATTATACGATACTCAGAGCAAACTTGATCGGACTTGAAGGTGAAGGCGTGAAGGAGATAGCGGAAGCCGCGAGGATAGAGGACAGAAACCACTTCGAGGCGCTTGTGCCAAGAATATATGAGCTTGGAGGGGAGCTGCCACAGAATATGAAGGATTTCCATGACATATCAGGCTGTCCACCAGCATACCTACCCAAGAAAACCAATGATACAATGGAGATACTAAAAGTTCTTGTAGAGGCAGAAAGGTGTGCAGTACGCCAATACACACACATCTGTAACATAACAGCAGGCAAGGACCATAGAACCTATGATCTCGCACTTTCAATCCTACATGAAGAGATACAACACGAAGCATGGTTCTCAGAATTCCTCGGTGAAGGACCATCAGGACACTTCATGCGCAAAGGGGAAACATCACCATTCGTGAGAAAATTCCTAGAATAA
- a CDS encoding transporter protein yields MGVAFGAVASTRNIAAPFSLALGIGIQNLPEGAAVSLPFYGGGLSKWKSFFYGQLSGIIEIFAGVLGALMVTVFTGMLPYALGFAAGAMIFVVIEDLIPECQREGNVDLATISLLLGFILMMILDVTLK; encoded by the coding sequence GTGGGAGTGGCTTTCGGCGCGGTTGCAAGTACTAGGAATATCGCAGCGCCTTTCTCCCTTGCGCTTGGAATTGGTATACAAAACTTGCCTGAGGGCGCGGCTGTTTCCCTGCCATTCTATGGTGGAGGACTTTCAAAGTGGAAGAGTTTCTTTTATGGGCAATTATCAGGGATCATTGAAATTTTTGCAGGGGTACTAGGAGCCTTGATGGTAACAGTCTTCACTGGCATGCTACCATATGCTCTGGGATTTGCAGCAGGTGCAATGATATTCGTAGTCATAGAAGATCTTATCCCAGAATGTCAAAGAGAAGGTAACGTGGATCTTGCAACAATAAGCTTGCTATTAGGCTTCATTTTAATGATGATATTAGATGTGACCCTCAAATAA
- a CDS encoding Na+/H+ antiporter — translation MDLDETIGYNQLKIRRCKELDGKYLSIILTVIITPMIGYFTYSEYRMLQMDKLSQSYEINGEKDEIIDKPTNSQAMES, via the coding sequence TTGGATTTGGATGAAACAATAGGGTATAATCAGCTGAAAATTAGGAGGTGTAAAGAACTGGACGGAAAATACCTATCGATAATATTAACAGTTATTATAACACCCATGATCGGTTATTTCACCTACAGCGAATATAGAATGCTACAAATGGATAAATTGTCACAATCTTATGAAATTAATGGTGAAAAAGATGAAATAATTGATAAACCGACAAACTCGCAAGCAATGGAGAGCTAG
- a CDS encoding cytochrome-c3 hydrogenase — translation MISFEEKAYKYADGPYEELIGSYLKADRLYLESYKSWKSGLEYMKKGDYPLAAQALEKEEELSTKGAIIYNEIHNFLIKHPEIKEHINKYW, via the coding sequence ATGATTTCATTCGAAGAAAAAGCATATAAGTATGCTGATGGACCATACGAAGAACTGATAGGATCATATTTAAAAGCGGATCGTCTATACTTAGAATCATATAAATCATGGAAGAGTGGACTAGAATATATGAAAAAGGGTGATTATCCCCTCGCAGCTCAAGCCCTAGAAAAAGAAGAAGAATTATCAACAAAAGGAGCAATAATCTATAATGAAATCCATAACTTCCTAATAAAACATCCAGAAATCAAAGAACATATAAACAAATACTGGTAA
- a CDS encoding cell surface glycoprotein — MRGLKFVLLLFFMVFALNSASATVINQNTTKTFASIQDAIDDPSTGPGHWIIVDQGTYNETIDVYKPLVLKANGSVTISNAPYLNIMYIRNNNVYVEGFRFVGEECDGIRISWRKNVTIINNQFSGLRFGVIIEGGGGHKILNNTFDNCTHCGIAIINGSSNTIQGNRFTNSRYSGIFLGNSTNNIIKDNSIQNSLWDGITVAYSYNNTISNNTITGGRRGLTIFGSKADKVIGNIITNAKESPIYIEYSTTITDSPIIQGLHDRYLNNGAEKYALLIKGVGINPEGVEEMTVFLYNLGYNIQKLIEPTREQVFQALNVLAQIIKPEDTCTIYINAHGGTETNGPLYSFLASPFNDIYNYELEELVRSICCHNKILILDSCHSGGVAIKDYNDTTSFFDTNTTIITATGVESVAFGGHGSGLGKSIIDAFSDPMTDANKDGKIDLAELYYMSAIKCIPLEIPRLYENITIVQEFKPRISNLTVEPKEGKAPLNVIINALIANDGNLPGEYTATLYINGRPAANQTITLDAWEKNTITFTYTFNEPGIYNVTIDNLAPMTVTVIKPANIIMKEIVVSWMNRPAPVPVNVSCTLINNGDAEGNYTITLYIDGRPVANQTVTLKAWERRTVTFNYILNEPGTHNITINDMSPTTITVLKPANITAGNLSVTPASGVAPLSVTVSCKLTNTGDVAGDYTAELKINGVVVDSQLVTVGAGEAKTVTFIYRLASAGAYNVAIDGLVPVKVSVASAGVSLGDLVSAAGTVRGYYERYGRLPSFVTIAGQRYSMAQLLYLLTRATVNINLGNLKAINPRAVGAPTSPSGSYRHGRLYKSAYLQVAANILSSIDRYGRAPNYAMTSLGRIPFQRLVYMYTKIIAFYGTNHKLPNYVTI; from the coding sequence ATGAGGGGTTTAAAGTTTGTGCTTCTATTATTTTTTATGGTCTTCGCATTAAATTCGGCTTCTGCAACTGTAATCAACCAGAACACGACTAAAACATTCGCCAGTATCCAGGATGCAATAGACGATCCCAGCACAGGACCAGGACATTGGATTATAGTCGACCAAGGAACATACAATGAAACCATAGACGTGTACAAGCCCCTAGTACTTAAAGCAAACGGTTCTGTAACCATAAGTAACGCTCCATACTTGAACATAATGTACATAAGGAATAACAACGTGTATGTTGAGGGTTTCAGATTTGTAGGAGAAGAGTGCGACGGCATCCGCATTAGCTGGCGCAAAAATGTGACGATCATTAACAATCAATTCAGTGGCCTCAGGTTTGGTGTTATCATCGAAGGGGGTGGAGGACACAAAATCCTCAATAATACATTTGATAATTGCACACACTGCGGAATCGCCATAATCAACGGCTCATCAAACACCATACAAGGAAATCGCTTTACAAATAGCAGATATTCAGGAATATTCCTCGGCAACTCCACAAACAATATAATAAAGGACAATAGCATCCAAAATTCGCTCTGGGATGGTATAACAGTAGCCTACTCCTACAATAACACAATAAGCAACAATACCATCACAGGTGGGAGAAGAGGGTTAACAATCTTCGGGTCAAAAGCAGACAAAGTCATAGGGAACATTATCACAAATGCAAAAGAGTCCCCAATCTACATAGAATATTCCACAACCATAACTGATTCTCCAATCATCCAAGGATTACACGACCGCTACTTAAACAACGGCGCAGAAAAGTATGCTCTATTGATTAAAGGCGTTGGTATAAATCCAGAGGGTGTTGAAGAAATGACAGTTTTTTTATACAATCTAGGCTACAACATCCAAAAATTGATAGAACCTACAAGAGAGCAAGTATTCCAGGCATTAAATGTTCTTGCACAAATCATTAAACCAGAAGACACTTGCACAATCTACATCAACGCCCATGGAGGAACTGAAACTAATGGCCCCTTATACTCATTCCTAGCCTCCCCATTTAACGATATCTACAATTATGAATTGGAAGAATTGGTCAGGAGCATATGCTGTCATAACAAAATATTAATACTTGATAGTTGTCATAGTGGAGGAGTGGCCATCAAAGACTATAACGACACCACAAGCTTTTTCGACACAAACACTACAATAATAACAGCAACAGGAGTGGAATCAGTCGCATTTGGAGGACACGGGTCAGGATTAGGAAAGAGCATCATAGACGCGTTTTCAGATCCGATGACAGATGCTAACAAAGACGGGAAGATAGACTTGGCAGAACTCTATTATATGTCAGCTATAAAATGCATCCCATTGGAAATCCCAAGACTCTATGAAAACATTACAATAGTGCAGGAATTCAAACCCAGAATCTCAAATCTAACAGTCGAACCCAAAGAAGGAAAAGCACCATTAAATGTTATAATCAATGCTCTCATAGCTAACGATGGTAACCTCCCCGGAGAATATACAGCAACACTCTACATAAATGGAAGGCCAGCAGCAAACCAGACGATCACATTAGATGCCTGGGAGAAAAATACAATAACATTCACTTACACCTTCAACGAACCAGGAATCTATAATGTGACAATAGACAACCTAGCGCCAATGACAGTGACAGTGATAAAACCAGCCAATATAATCATGAAAGAGATTGTTGTAAGTTGGATGAACAGGCCAGCTCCAGTACCAGTAAATGTATCATGCACATTAATAAACAATGGAGACGCAGAAGGAAATTACACAATAACACTCTACATAGATGGAAGACCAGTAGCAAATCAGACAGTCACCCTCAAAGCCTGGGAAAGAAGGACGGTAACATTCAATTACATTCTAAACGAACCCGGAACCCACAACATAACAATAAATGACATGTCACCCACTACAATCACCGTGCTGAAACCAGCCAATATAACAGCAGGCAACCTTTCTGTGACGCCAGCTTCTGGCGTTGCACCATTAAGTGTGACAGTATCCTGCAAGCTAACAAATACTGGTGATGTTGCAGGAGACTACACAGCAGAGCTCAAGATAAATGGTGTGGTTGTTGACAGTCAGCTTGTGACAGTAGGGGCTGGAGAAGCCAAGACAGTAACGTTTATATACAGGTTGGCATCAGCTGGAGCTTACAATGTGGCGATAGATGGTTTGGTGCCGGTGAAGGTGAGTGTGGCTTCGGCTGGTGTTAGTTTAGGCGATCTTGTTTCGGCTGCAGGTACTGTTAGAGGGTATTATGAGCGTTATGGTAGGCTTCCAAGTTTTGTGACGATTGCTGGGCAAAGGTATAGTATGGCTCAATTGCTTTACTTGCTTACAAGGGCAACAGTCAACATAAACTTGGGCAACTTAAAAGCTATTAATCCAAGGGCTGTTGGAGCTCCAACTTCACCAAGTGGAAGTTACAGGCATGGCAGGCTTTACAAATCGGCTTATCTGCAAGTTGCAGCGAACATTCTATCATCCATTGACCGTTATGGTAGGGCGCCAAATTATGCTATGACAAGCCTTGGCAGAATACCATTCCAACGCCTAGTCTACATGTACACTAAGATCATAGCATTCTACGGAACAAACCACAAACTGCCAAACTATGTCACAATCTAA
- a CDS encoding pyridoxamine 5'-phosphate oxidase-related FMN-binding protein, which yields MKKDEIIKFINENPISYLATVDGNLPRVRAIKIYRANEDSIIFHTLNFKDLYKQLQRNPHIEMCFVDSEGKTQVRVNGKAKLIEDQELKEEIVEERNFLKPWIQEKGWDLLKVFKVTDAKATVWTMETNFQPKKYIKLYE from the coding sequence ATGAAAAAGGATGAAATAATAAAATTTATCAACGAGAATCCTATCAGTTACCTTGCAACCGTTGATGGAAACCTTCCAAGAGTCAGAGCAATAAAAATATACCGAGCAAATGAAGATAGTATAATATTCCACACTTTAAATTTCAAGGACCTATACAAACAATTACAAAGAAATCCCCATATAGAAATGTGCTTTGTAGATTCTGAGGGAAAGACACAAGTGCGAGTAAATGGAAAAGCCAAATTAATAGAAGACCAGGAGTTAAAGGAAGAAATAGTAGAGGAAAGAAATTTCTTAAAGCCCTGGATACAAGAAAAAGGATGGGACCTATTAAAAGTTTTCAAAGTAACCGACGCCAAAGCCACAGTCTGGACCATGGAAACAAATTTCCAACCCAAAAAATACATCAAATTATATGAATAA
- a CDS encoding complement component 3-1, protein MPEKKRKKEIVEVVKFIPLDGSIPEVEPIKIKKSSKKRRKKRSVEEELYCVQMDILQ, encoded by the coding sequence TTGCCCGAGAAGAAGAGAAAAAAGGAGATAGTAGAAGTTGTGAAGTTCATACCATTGGACGGTAGTATCCCTGAAGTGGAGCCAATCAAAATAAAAAAATCCTCCAAGAAGAGGAGAAAAAAGAGAAGTGTAGAAGAAGAACTTTACTGCGTCCAAATGGACATACTCCAATAA
- a CDS encoding SusD family protein, with amino-acid sequence MTKKRKRETVEILKFNFEYGGFPEVEPVKIKKSPKKAKRRKRSVEEELYCFLMDLE; translated from the coding sequence TTGACCAAGAAGAGGAAAAGGGAGACTGTGGAAATTTTAAAGTTCAACTTCGAGTATGGTGGTTTCCCCGAGGTTGAACCCGTAAAGATAAAAAAATCTCCCAAAAAGGCAAAAAGAAGAAAAAGAAGTGTGGAGGAAGAACTTTATTGCTTCCTGATGGATTTAGAATGA
- a CDS encoding putative glycerophosphodiester phosphodiesterase: MEVIAHRGASYFEPENTLRSFRRAVEMGADRVEVDVRLSKDNKLVVIHDPRVDRTTNGTGRIKDMTLQELKSLDAGKGEKIPTLQEVIDALKDTKLVIEMKIPGIEEKLSEKTD; encoded by the coding sequence ATGGAGGTTATAGCCCATAGAGGAGCATCTTATTTTGAACCTGAAAATACTTTAAGGTCTTTTAGAAGGGCTGTGGAGATGGGAGCTGACAGAGTCGAAGTAGATGTTCGGCTCAGCAAAGACAATAAACTTGTCGTAATCCACGATCCCAGGGTGGATAGGACAACAAACGGCACAGGCAGAATAAAGGACATGACACTCCAAGAACTTAAAAGTTTAGATGCTGGGAAAGGAGAGAAAATACCAACACTACAAGAAGTCATAGACGCCCTGAAAGACACAAAACTAGTAATAGAGATGAAAATTCCCGGAATCGAAGAAAAACTCTCCGAGAAAACAGATTAA
- a CDS encoding glycerophosphoryl diester phosphodiesterase, translating to MLITSFYHGSLKKIKTLNENIETGAIFSCQPIKPEKLALDARADAIFPKHKFVNQKMIEKVHEHKIKIYPWTIDNPKTAKKLIKLGADGIVTNKLIGPKLHY from the coding sequence GTGCTGATAACATCATTCTACCATGGCAGCCTCAAAAAAATAAAAACTCTAAATGAGAACATAGAAACCGGAGCAATATTCTCATGCCAACCCATAAAACCAGAAAAATTAGCATTAGATGCACGTGCAGATGCAATATTCCCCAAGCACAAATTCGTAAACCAGAAAATGATAGAAAAAGTCCATGAACATAAAATAAAAATATACCCATGGACAATAGACAACCCAAAAACAGCAAAAAAACTAATAAAACTAGGAGCAGACGGCATCGTAACAAACAAACTAATAGGCCCTAAACTGCACTATTAA
- a CDS encoding zinc/iron permease: protein MLAGLWGFFAGSALLIGAIIGYFFRMPKRLVASIMAFGAGVLISAIAFELMDEAYKLRGFLHVTLGFISGAVIFTGVNVYLARKGGKHRKRSGDYMLECDSLAIAVGSVLDGIPESIAIGLTMIEGGVVSMATVIAIFLSNIPEGLSSSVGMKKSGWKAISIFGLWLFVAFCTAMASLAGYTLFNNLPKGLIATNMALAAGAILAMLVDTMIPEAFSETHELAGLITVLGFIVSFILSKI, encoded by the coding sequence TTGTTAGCGGGACTTTGGGGATTCTTCGCTGGTTCAGCCCTTCTAATCGGCGCCATAATCGGATACTTTTTCAGGATGCCCAAGCGTCTTGTTGCTTCTATCATGGCATTCGGGGCTGGTGTGCTCATATCAGCCATAGCATTCGAACTAATGGATGAAGCCTATAAACTTAGAGGCTTTCTACACGTTACCCTCGGCTTTATAAGTGGAGCTGTCATCTTCACTGGAGTGAATGTTTATTTGGCGCGTAAAGGGGGTAAACATCGTAAACGTTCCGGCGACTATATGCTAGAATGTGATAGTCTAGCCATTGCAGTAGGCTCGGTCTTGGATGGTATACCAGAATCCATTGCAATAGGCCTTACTATGATAGAAGGTGGTGTTGTGAGCATGGCCACTGTAATCGCCATATTCTTGTCTAACATACCAGAGGGTCTTTCAAGTTCTGTGGGGATGAAAAAATCGGGTTGGAAGGCTATTTCAATTTTTGGTTTATGGCTTTTCGTAGCATTTTGCACTGCAATGGCATCACTTGCAGGTTACACGCTCTTCAATAATCTACCTAAGGGTTTGATCGCGACTAACATGGCCCTTGCAGCTGGCGCCATCCTAGCCATGCTCGTCGATACGATGATACCAGAAGCTTTCTCAGAGACTCATGAGCTCGCGGGGCTTATAACAGTCCTAGGTTTTATAGTTTCATTCATTTTATCAAAAATTTAA
- a CDS encoding DNA lyase, translated as MSTVKIISWNVNGLRAVYRKGFLDWFLTEKPDILCLQEIKANHRQIPRKLRHVEGYSTFFTPAQRKGYSGVAMYTKIKPKSLREGFGIKKFDIEGRIQIADFNDFLLYNIYFPNGKMSEERLKYKLDFYDAFLKDVNRERDSGHNIIVCGDFNTAHKEIDLARPRENSNISGFLPVERAWIDTFIENGYIDTFRAFNKEPGQYTWWSYRTRARERNVGWRLDYFFVNKEFMGNVKKSWILSDVMGSDHCPIGLEIKI; from the coding sequence ATGTCCACTGTTAAGATAATTTCATGGAATGTTAATGGTCTGAGGGCTGTTTATCGTAAAGGTTTCCTGGACTGGTTCCTCACAGAAAAACCTGACATATTATGTCTACAGGAGATAAAAGCAAACCACAGACAAATCCCGAGAAAATTAAGGCACGTTGAAGGTTACAGCACATTCTTCACACCAGCCCAGAGAAAAGGCTACAGTGGAGTTGCCATGTACACCAAAATCAAACCCAAAAGCCTGAGAGAAGGATTCGGAATAAAAAAATTCGACATCGAAGGCCGAATCCAAATAGCAGATTTCAATGATTTCCTACTCTACAACATATACTTTCCCAATGGTAAAATGTCCGAAGAACGCCTCAAATACAAACTAGACTTCTATGATGCATTCCTCAAGGATGTGAACCGCGAAAGAGATTCAGGACATAACATAATAGTCTGCGGCGATTTCAACACCGCCCATAAAGAAATAGACCTCGCAAGGCCAAGGGAAAACAGTAACATCTCAGGGTTCTTACCGGTTGAGAGGGCATGGATTGACACTTTCATCGAAAACGGTTACATCGACACATTCAGGGCATTCAACAAGGAACCGGGACAATACACATGGTGGAGTTACAGGACAAGAGCCCGTGAAAGGAATGTTGGATGGAGACTAGATTACTTCTTCGTTAACAAGGAATTTATGGGTAATGTTAAAAAATCATGGATATTATCAGATGTTATGGGATCAGACCACTGCCCCATAGGACTCGAAATCAAAATATAA